In one window of Dyella thiooxydans DNA:
- the tyrS gene encoding tyrosine--tRNA ligase has product MNELEQALATIARGADEIIKREELEQRLKAGRPLRIKAGFDPTAPDLHLGHTVLLNKMRQFQDLGHQVIFLIGDFTGMIGDPTGKNVTRRPLSREDVLGNAETYASQVFKVLDKGRTEVRFNSEWFGQMTAADMIKLAAQHTVARMLERDDFAKRYAGQQPIAIHEFLYPLVQGYDSVALKCDVELGGTDQKFNLLMGRALQEHHGQPPQIVLTMPLLEGLDGVNKMSKSLGNYIGINEPAIDIVTKTMKIGDELMWRWFELLSFEVSLEEMARMKVDVASGVLNPRDAKLRLARELATRFHDAAAAEQAIAGWHAVVRGEGDTSLLPLSEIAVPAEGLRLPALLTAAGLTASNSEANRKLKERAVKIDAQVVEDPQQVFVAGFEGVLQVGKRNFARVLLKVS; this is encoded by the coding sequence ATGAACGAGTTGGAACAGGCGCTGGCCACCATCGCTCGCGGAGCGGACGAGATCATCAAGCGCGAGGAGCTGGAGCAGCGTCTCAAGGCGGGTCGCCCGCTGCGGATCAAGGCGGGATTCGATCCGACGGCGCCCGATCTCCACCTCGGGCACACCGTACTGCTCAACAAGATGCGTCAGTTCCAGGACCTGGGGCACCAGGTGATTTTCCTGATCGGCGACTTCACCGGCATGATCGGCGACCCCACCGGCAAGAACGTCACCCGCCGGCCGCTGTCGCGTGAAGACGTGCTCGGCAACGCCGAAACGTACGCATCCCAGGTCTTCAAGGTGCTGGACAAGGGGCGCACCGAGGTGCGCTTCAATTCCGAGTGGTTCGGCCAGATGACCGCGGCCGACATGATCAAGCTGGCTGCGCAGCACACCGTAGCCCGCATGCTCGAGCGTGACGACTTCGCCAAACGCTACGCGGGACAGCAGCCGATCGCCATCCACGAGTTCCTGTATCCGCTGGTCCAGGGCTACGACTCGGTGGCGCTGAAGTGCGACGTCGAGCTCGGCGGTACCGATCAGAAGTTCAACCTGTTGATGGGGCGCGCACTGCAGGAACACCACGGGCAGCCGCCCCAGATCGTGCTGACGATGCCGTTGCTGGAGGGGCTGGATGGTGTCAACAAGATGTCCAAGTCCCTGGGCAACTACATCGGTATCAACGAGCCGGCGATCGATATCGTCACCAAGACAATGAAGATCGGCGACGAGCTGATGTGGCGCTGGTTCGAGCTGCTCAGCTTCGAGGTGTCGCTGGAGGAAATGGCTCGCATGAAAGTGGACGTCGCCAGCGGCGTCCTGAATCCGCGCGATGCCAAGCTGCGCCTGGCACGTGAGCTGGCGACCCGGTTCCACGACGCGGCCGCCGCCGAACAGGCCATTGCCGGCTGGCACGCCGTGGTTCGGGGTGAGGGAGACACGTCGTTGCTTCCGCTTTCCGAGATCGCTGTCCCCGCCGAGGGATTGAGGTTGCCGGCGCTGCTCACGGCAGCGGGCCTCACCGCGAGCAACTCGGAGGCCAATCGCAAGCTGAAGGAGCGCGCGGTCAAGATCGACGCCCAGGTGGTCGAAGATCCCCAGCAGGTGTTCGTTGCGGGCTTCGAAGGCGTCCTGCAGGTGGGCAAGCGCAACTTCGCCCGCGTGCTGCTCAAGGTGTCATGA